The stretch of DNA TAAATAACTTTCATAATCGTAGGACCGGAAACCGACtctcaccttatttttgagatGGCAGGGTGAGCGGCGGTTCCTagtctaatattatattttctctaaaggccgggagttgtcctccatttcactcagtgggagtgatggcgaagactcacggttgcagacaccataaggacagcactatcggacgacgccgtcgagcaaaaaaggaccatctagttcctaaaggatacaggttcattcgatcagatctaatgACAAATTACTATATCTACCTATACTAATAAAACtacgtttgttttctcttctaatttcagcaaaagatgagcaggttttttacgccctttttagaagcgagctcgtcaagcacactaaaaggggctttttccctgctccaattgtttggttgtgtttttggccccagagccgtgtagggtgcggcgatacgacatacgtccatagcggttactaagattgagtcgagcgagaataacgaattttgcaatagtttttcttagttttcctttagttaaatttcccgccctcaagggcaagagacgaatgaactctcagagtttaaagtctctctaattcattaccattaccatttttcttcattatactcgttcgacgctcagatcgacAAGCGCCTGTGCTTTCGTCAGTAACTTTCTTTCCCATTAACCAACATGACTGGACGCGGCAAGGGAGGCAAAGGACTCGGTAAAGGAGGAGCAAAGCGTCATCGCAAGGTACTGCGTGACAACATCCAGGGTATCACgaaacccgctatccgtcgtctAGCCCGCCGTGGGGGCGTCAAACGTATCTCTGGTCTGATTTACGAAGAAACCCGAGGAGTGCTGAAGGTATTCCTGGAGAATGTTATTCGTGACGCTGTCACCTACACCGAACATGCCAAGCGTAAAACAGTGACTGCTATGGATGTCGTATACGCGCTGAAACGTCAGGGACGTACCCTATACGGGTTTGGAGGTTAACAAATACCCCCaaaacaaaacggtcctttttAGGACCACAACATGTTTGTCACCAAAAGAGTTTATCAATTTTAGTttcttaacaaaaaaaaaccaccacCACACTACCACCTACACAACtacatttcatttgaaaaaaaaaaaaaaaaaacaaacaaacaaaaataaaaccttGACTCACACCACATACCAACTCGCATATCAATTGGCTTAATAAtacaaacgatttttttcatttggcagacttatctcacttcttaactaggcgaacctagccagaattttcacctgcccccgggcttctgaatgccaaagggggactaggctctgcggaatgcacgtatctgcatgctcgtgctgttttagtcctgaccgaggaattgtcggacaatcgcgcaggtgctaaggatgaccgacttttggatgccggccaattccttctcgatgttcaacacctttagcgcttccagaagtgtcttcgggataattccagttccagagagaacgactggaacaattcttgggacctcccttagcccccacagttccttgagctccacggccaatggtcggtacttgcagattttgcgaccgtgggtctcctccagattctggttcagtggaatagcgacatcgatgatggtgactttgcggtcgctcttgtcgtaaaccattatatctgggcggttgtggtggatcgagaggtcggtcagaacagtgcgatcccagtacagcttgaaacggtcattttccaggacaggtgcaggcaggtaccggtagtttggtacgttgtcttccagtagagcacattggagcgccagttgtcgatgaacaatacgggccacgttgttgtggcgctcggtgtaggctgcgttggccaaaacgggacagcctcccataatgtgctctatgttttcacctggttgatggcacatccggcaaatgtcatcaacgtcttgatgccagacgtaccgcctgcagtttctcgtcggcattatcctgtcctggatggctatcatgtcggcttctactactgaagagagttcaccacgcgttagccacagattagatgcggccttgtcgacgtgtggccggtccagttgatgggggtgggcaccatgcactgccttctgcttccaagctgcaatcttctcctccactgtctgcagattgcagttgagttggtactccgcttgcgccaagtgcagagcgctgtatcctctgtcggcggcgcagacagcccggtatagcgcgttttggttggcgcgttctgcgaagtactcgcgcagttgtcgtacctgggcaacacacagtgcagaaatgtcgacgattccaagtcccccttctttgcgtggtagtgaaactctctccagtgccgattgaggatggtgcattccggcctctttgaatgctttcctcatcctcctctcaaggtcctctaggttagttttgctccatttgactacaccaaaactgaaggtcagcaggggaaccgcgaatgtgttgatcgcgcgtaccttgttccccgcgttgaggaaagtcctcaggacacagttcactcgactcaagaacttgtctcgcagctccgtcttgatgtcggagtggcgaatcccggtgagctgtcggaatccaagatatttataggattcgccacgaaccatgtctcttataaac from Toxorhynchites rutilus septentrionalis strain SRP chromosome 3, ASM2978413v1, whole genome shotgun sequence encodes:
- the LOC129777140 gene encoding histone H4, whose amino-acid sequence is MTGRGKGGKGLGKGGAKRHRKVLRDNIQGITKPAIRRLARRGGVKRISGLIYEETRGVLKVFLENVIRDAVTYTEHAKRKTVTAMDVVYALKRQGRTLYGFGG